The following is a genomic window from Paenibacillus thiaminolyticus.
TCGCTTTCACCCCTTTGGGGATGAAGAGCACATCCCCCTCATGAGCGGTGAACGTTCTCTCGTTCAAAGTGACATCAAGCGTGCCTTCCAACACGATATAAGTTTCTTCGCGGGCCGTCTTCTGCTCGAAGCTATCGTGATCGACCGTCAGAAACCCTGCGCTCATGGAACAATCCGGCCTCCCGATTACTTCTTGACGATATACCTTGGCACCAGATGTTCCCGTTTCGTAAGCTTCCATTTTTACTGTCCGGCCCCGCACAAGTTTCAAGCCAGTCGGATCCGTCTCCGCCTGATAAGGTGGCTCAAGAGCCGTTCCCAACAGCTTTTCAACCAGTCCTTTTTCCGATAACATCTTGAAAAATTTAAAAATGGCATTCATGTCGAGATCATCCTGAGTTTGGCAGCCTGTGGCCTCGGAACGCAAAGTCCCGCATGGCTCATCGGTAAACTCCATCCCCAGCTCCCTTGCCTTATCTCGGGCCGCCGGTGTCACAATCGTGTTACTGTCAATGCAGCACCGCTTCTGTCCGGAAGCCACCCATTCCTCCACATCCGCAGCGCATATCAGTTTTTTCACAGTTCTCGCCCCTTCTCGCTGCATTCGATTGCTGTTCGAATATTTATTCGAACACGCAGTCTGCGTCAATGATGCCGACGACGACGGCATCCACAGGAACATCGTCTGTATGCAGCATTTTGCGGGCCGAAGAGCCGGTGCAGACAATCACTCGATCGCCTATTCCAGCGCCGATCGTATCGACTACAATCAAGCGGCGCCCGTCGTCGCTTCCGCCAATCACCTCGGCCAGCATCAGTTTCATTCCCACAAGGGAATCTGCTTTACGGGTAGACCAGATATTGTGAATCAATTCAGCCGCAATCATAGCAGTCCTTCCTCCCCGCTTTTCCGCTCCTCCGCTTAATCTCGGCGATGGCGTCCTCTACGGAAGCCGTGTCACCAAAAATGGCGAGAAGAATCATGTTCTGCGGGCAGCTGCCACGAATATCCTCCACTGTTACGCCCGCCACTTTTTCAGCTGCATCAGCAGCCCATACCATATCAATCAGCCTTCCCTGCACCAGTCCGACTGCGTCGCATTGGGGAACTTCCCGACTACTGGGCGCTCCTCTGCGACGCAGCAAAATGTCCAGCGTCCCCTTAGAAGGAGATTTAATAATCCGACATTCCACTCACATCGCCTCCTGTGTACAATTCAGAGCAATGCCCAGCGGAGTGACAAACAGGGGGTTGCTAGGCTTATAGGTAGCAATGCCGGTCTTTTGCTCCATGATCGTCTCCATACCGGACAGGCAGCAGGTGCCCCCTACCAAGTACAATTCCTTGACCTCATGGCCCGCAACATGGCGGTTGACGATGGAGGCAACCTTATCGATGACCGGCCGGAGCAGCGGCAGCAATTCTTGGTGATGGGCAGGGTCGCGCTTAAAGCAGTCTGCTTCTGAAAAACTCATCTGGTATGCCCCGGCAATGACTAAAGAAAAGTGGGTGCCGCCCGTTGCTTCGTCGGCGACATAGACAACCTTGCCATCCTTCAGAATCGAAATGCCCGTCGTACCGCCGCCAATGTCTACAATGGCTCCATCGGATATTTG
Proteins encoded in this region:
- a CDS encoding cupin domain-containing protein — translated: MKKLICAADVEEWVASGQKRCCIDSNTIVTPAARDKARELGMEFTDEPCGTLRSEATGCQTQDDLDMNAIFKFFKMLSEKGLVEKLLGTALEPPYQAETDPTGLKLVRGRTVKMEAYETGTSGAKVYRQEVIGRPDCSMSAGFLTVDHDSFEQKTAREETYIVLEGTLDVTLNERTFTAHEGDVLFIPKGVKATKGSSACARVFYMTYPAGEPDRTLQ
- a CDS encoding EutN/CcmL family microcompartment protein translates to MGMKLMLAEVIGGSDDGRRLIVVDTIGAGIGDRVIVCTGSSARKMLHTDDVPVDAVVVGIIDADCVFE
- a CDS encoding BMC domain-containing protein, whose translation is MECRIIKSPSKGTLDILLRRRGAPSSREVPQCDAVGLVQGRLIDMVWAADAAEKVAGVTVEDIRGSCPQNMILLAIFGDTASVEDAIAEIKRRSGKAGRKDCYDCG
- the eutJ gene encoding ethanolamine utilization protein EutJ — translated: MPETKPFAYCDQLLKQFEAVIQKPIPGRSSFYYTGVDLGTACVVLTVLDDTRKPVAGAYRYADVVRDGMVVDYLGAIQIVRELKAQLEQQLGVELEYAASAIPPGTDLLDAGAIKHVLQGAGFEVTALLDEPTAANAVLQISDGAIVDIGGGTTGISILKDGKVVYVADEATGGTHFSLVIAGAYQMSFSEADCFKRDPAHHQELLPLLRPVIDKVASIVNRHVAGHEVKELYLVGGTCCLSGMETIMEQKTGIATYKPSNPLFVTPLGIALNCTQEAM